A window of Choloepus didactylus isolate mChoDid1 chromosome 21, mChoDid1.pri, whole genome shotgun sequence contains these coding sequences:
- the CCDC189 gene encoding coiled-coil domain-containing protein 189, which translates to MIPQRSTQRLGLRMPSELELPSELRREPEKDFSSVGESAARVGTDTRTESVTASVEADEDPTANLFAPPLPQPRICMWKYLDIHSMQRLEKTANTEEMREVLAELLGLSCPEQSLREAITLDLFSHALIFCRQQDFSLEQTSAACALLQDLHKACVATPLGNVEECYRYFTSVLFCHGVRRPPFSIDLFKEEQLLALADYVVNTYFRHFKLYKYVFTPQVRLDLSLTYLGLEAPKLWPEEEEGEEAEEQTVTPQEKELETASQPEQEPSHKSALQAFIKTQLNKELGQLRQLVEERLKASEDRLSNKLATLEQPFQLPPGKGKNRTK; encoded by the exons ATGATCCCCCAGAGGTCCACCCAAAGGCTGGGACTTAGAATGCCGTCGGAGCTTGAACTGCCCTCCGAACTGCGGCGGGAACCAGAGAAGGATTTCAGCTCAGTGGGTGAATCGGCCGCGAGGGTGGGAACGGATACGCGGACCGAGTCGGTGACGGCGTCCGTGGAAGCGGATGAAGATCCTACAGCCAACTTGTTCGCG CCGCCGCTTCCCCAGCCCCGGATCTGCATGTG GAAATACCTAGACATCCATTCCATGCAAAGGCTGGAGAAGACTGCCAACACTGAGGAGATGAGGGA GGTGCTGGCTGAGCTGTTGGGGCTGAGCTGTCCTGAGCAGAGCCTACGGGAGGCCATAACCCTGGATCTCTTCTCCCATGCACTCATCTTCTGCCGCCAGCAGGACTTCTCGCTGGAGCAGACATCAGCAGCTTGTGCCCTGCTCCAAGATCTCCACAAGGCCTGTGTTG CAACCCCCTTGGGCAACGTGGAAGAATGTTATCGCTACttcaccagtgttcttttttgccaTGGAGTCAGG CGGCCCCCCTTCAGCATTGACCTCTTTAAGGAAGAACAGCTGCTGGCCCTGGCGGACTATGTGGTCAACACCTACTTCCGCCACTTCAAGCTCTACAAATATGTCTTCACTCCCCAG GTGCGGCTGGATCTATCTTTGACTTACTTGGGGCTGGAGGCACCCAAGCTCTGGCCAGAGG AGGAAGAAGGTGAGGAAGCAGAGGAACAGACAGTCACCCCCCAGGAAAAGGAGCTGGAGACGGCGAGCCAGCCAGAGCAAGAGCCAA GCCACAAGTCTGCCCTCCAAGCCTTCATCAAGACCCAGCTCAACAAGGAGCTGGGGCAGCTCCGGCAGCTGGTGGAGGAGCGGCTCAAGGCCAGCGAGGACAGGCTCAGCAACAAGTTGGCCACCCTAGAACAGCCCTTCCAGCTGCCCCCAGGAAAAGGCAAGAACAGGACCAAGTGA
- the PHKG2 gene encoding phosphorylase b kinase gamma catalytic chain, liver/testis isoform isoform X2: MTLDVGPEDELPDWAAAKEFYQKYDPKDIIGRGVSSVVRRCIHRATGNEFAVKIMEVTAERLSPEQLEEVREATRRETQILSQVAGHPHIITLIDSYESSSFMFLVFDLMRKGELFDYLTEKVALSEKETRSIMRSVLEAVSFLHANNIVHRDLKPENILLDDDMQIRLSDFGFSCHLEPGEKLRELCGTPGYLAPEILKCSMDETHPGYGKEVDLWACGVILFTLLAGSPPFWHRRQILMLRMIMEGQYQFSSPEWDDRSNTVKDLISKLLQVDPEERLTAEQALQHPFFERCEGSQPWNLTPRQRFRVAVWTVLAAGRVALSTHRVRPLTKSALLRDPYALRPVRRLIDSCAFRLYGHWVKKGEQQNRAALFQHRPPGHFPITGPEEEGDSAAITEDEAMLLVG, from the exons AGGAGTGAGCTCTGTGGTCCGCCGTTGCATTCATCGAGCGACCGGCAATGAGTTTGCAGTGAAGATCATGGAGGTGACAGCTGAGCGACTGAGTCCCGAGCAGCTGGAGGAGGTGCGGGAAGCCACGCGGCGAGAGACGCAGATCCTGAGCCAGGTCGCCGGCCACCCCCACATCA TCACTCTCATCGATTCCTACGAGTCTTCTAGCTTCATGTTCCTGGTGTTTGACCT GATGCGGAAGGGAGAGCTCTTTGACTATCTCACAGAGAAAGTGGCCCTCTCAGAAAAGGAAACCAG GTCCATCATGAGGTCAGTGCTGGAAGCAGTGAGCTTTCTCCACGCCAACAACATCGTGCACCGAGACTTGAAGCCTGAGAATATTCTCCTAGACGACGATATGCAAATCCGACTTTCAGATTTTGGGTTCTCCTGCCACTTAGAACCTGGCGAGAAGCTACGAG AGTTGTGTGGGACCCCAGGGTATCTAGCACCAGAGATCCTTAAATGCTCCATGGATGAAACCCACCCAGGCTACGGCAAAGAGGTCGACCT CTGGGCCTGTGGGGTGATCTTATTCACACTCCTGGCTGGCTCGCCACCCTTCTGGCACCGGCGCCAGATCCTGATGCTGCGCATGATCATGGAGGGCCAGTACCAGTTTAGTTCACCCGAGTGGGATGACCGTTCAAATACCGTCAAAGACCTG ATCTCCAAGCTGCTGCAGGTGGATCCTGAGGAGCGCCTGACGGCCGAGCAGGCCCTACAACACCCCTTCTTTGAGCGTTGTGAAGGCAGCCAACCCTGGAACCTCACCCCCCGCCAGCGGTTCCGG GTGGCAGTATGGACAGTGCTGGCTGCTGGACGAGTGGCCTTAAGCACCCACCGTGTTCGGCCCCTGACCAAGAGTGCCCTATTGAGGGACCCTTATGCACTGCGGCCGGTACGGCGCCTCATCGACAGCTGTGCCTTCCGGCTTTATGGGCACTGGGTGAAGAAGGGCGAGCAGCAGAACCGGGCGGCCCTCTTCCAGCATCGGCCCCCTGGGCATTTTCCCATCACGGGCCCTGAAGAGGAGGGAGACTCTGCTGCTATCACTGAGGATGAGGCCATGCTGTTGGTGGGTTAG
- the PHKG2 gene encoding phosphorylase b kinase gamma catalytic chain, liver/testis isoform isoform X1 encodes MTLDVGPEDELPDWAAAKEFYQKYDPKDIIGRGVSSVVRRCIHRATGNEFAVKIMEVTAERLSPEQLEEVREATRRETQILSQVAGHPHIITLIDSYESSSFMFLVFDLMRKGELFDYLTEKVALSEKETRSIMRSVLEAVSFLHANNIVHRDLKPENILLDDDMQIRLSDFGFSCHLEPGEKLRELCGTPGYLAPEILKCSMDETHPGYGKEVDLWACGVILFTLLAGSPPFWHRRQILMLRMIMEGQYQFSSPEWDDRSNTVKDLISKLLQVDPEERLTAEQALQHPFFERCEGSQPWNLTPRQRFRVSQRVSGPGPVPLPLVLLLWWTLNWSSHCPFPGGSMDSAGCWTSGLKHPPCSAPDQECPIEGPLCTAAGTAPHRQLCLPALWALGEEGRAAEPGGPLPASAPWAFSHHGP; translated from the exons AGGAGTGAGCTCTGTGGTCCGCCGTTGCATTCATCGAGCGACCGGCAATGAGTTTGCAGTGAAGATCATGGAGGTGACAGCTGAGCGACTGAGTCCCGAGCAGCTGGAGGAGGTGCGGGAAGCCACGCGGCGAGAGACGCAGATCCTGAGCCAGGTCGCCGGCCACCCCCACATCA TCACTCTCATCGATTCCTACGAGTCTTCTAGCTTCATGTTCCTGGTGTTTGACCT GATGCGGAAGGGAGAGCTCTTTGACTATCTCACAGAGAAAGTGGCCCTCTCAGAAAAGGAAACCAG GTCCATCATGAGGTCAGTGCTGGAAGCAGTGAGCTTTCTCCACGCCAACAACATCGTGCACCGAGACTTGAAGCCTGAGAATATTCTCCTAGACGACGATATGCAAATCCGACTTTCAGATTTTGGGTTCTCCTGCCACTTAGAACCTGGCGAGAAGCTACGAG AGTTGTGTGGGACCCCAGGGTATCTAGCACCAGAGATCCTTAAATGCTCCATGGATGAAACCCACCCAGGCTACGGCAAAGAGGTCGACCT CTGGGCCTGTGGGGTGATCTTATTCACACTCCTGGCTGGCTCGCCACCCTTCTGGCACCGGCGCCAGATCCTGATGCTGCGCATGATCATGGAGGGCCAGTACCAGTTTAGTTCACCCGAGTGGGATGACCGTTCAAATACCGTCAAAGACCTG ATCTCCAAGCTGCTGCAGGTGGATCCTGAGGAGCGCCTGACGGCCGAGCAGGCCCTACAACACCCCTTCTTTGAGCGTTGTGAAGGCAGCCAACCCTGGAACCTCACCCCCCGCCAGCGGTTCCGGGTAAGCCAGAGAGTGTCAGGGCCTGGGCCTGTCCCCCTGCCTTTGGTGCTTCTTCTGTGGTGGACACTCAACTGGAGCTCCCACTGCCCGTTCCCAGGTGGCAGTATGGACAGTGCTGGCTGCTGGACGAGTGGCCTTAAGCACCCACCGTGTTCGGCCCCTGACCAAGAGTGCCCTATTGAGGGACCCTTATGCACTGCGGCCGGTACGGCGCCTCATCGACAGCTGTGCCTTCCGGCTTTATGGGCACTGGGTGAAGAAGGGCGAGCAGCAGAACCGGGCGGCCCTCTTCCAGCATCGGCCCCCTGGGCATTTTCCCATCACGGGCCCTGA